The Styela clava chromosome 13, kaStyClav1.hap1.2, whole genome shotgun sequence genome has a window encoding:
- the LOC120333077 gene encoding uncharacterized protein LOC120333077 isoform X1 has protein sequence MGCPCSKFSSEDEDGEEVIEVSKLVEDDVTELNVLADEGIRDHVMVIDMEMVKEMIEQVIEDARKVLKTEADQMRDRLEDKDSSAEMDTKEKLEIHRRVQSTMCSDEEDAKKIGISWSDAIRQQSWKINGGRLFSETSVFDSEDSSWTLEIKEKLACLRLQDTICHRKYLVNGNIFYVDMEKRLDSLRRKTIHEPRGQGRILQYQRRSYIDEDLSNEDYF, from the exons ATGGGTTGCCCTTGTTCTAAGTTTTCATCAGAGGATGAAGATGGCgaagaagttattgaggtaagtaAATTAGTTGAGGATGATGTGACGGAATTGAATGTTTTGGCAGATGAAGGAATTCGTGATCACGTCATGGTCATTGATATGGAGATGGTGAAAGAAATGATTGAGCAGGTGATTGAGGATGCAAGGAAGGTGTTAAAGACAGAGGCAGACCAAATGAGAGATAGATTAGAAGACAAAGACAGCAGCGCGGAAATGGACACAAAAGAAAAGCTGGAAATACATCGTAGAG TGCAATCTACTATGTGTTCTGACGAAGAAGACGCAAAGAAGATTGGGATCAGTTGGTCAGACGCGATTCGCCAACAG tcgTGGAAGATCAACGGAGGACGTTTGTTTTCAGAAACATCTGTTTTTGATTCAGAAGATTCGTCGTGGACATTGGAAATTAAAGAAAAG CTCGCATGTCTACGCCTTCAGGATACAATATGTCATCGAAAATATTTGGtgaatggaaatattttttacgTTGACATGGAAAAGAGATTGGATTCATTAAGAAGAAAGACCATACACGAGCCAAGAGGACAAGGGAGAATCCTACAATATCAACGAAG ATCTTACATCGACGAGGACTTGAGCAACGAAGACTATTTTTAG
- the LOC120333077 gene encoding uncharacterized protein LOC120333077 isoform X2 — MVIDMEMVKEMIEQVIEDARKVLKTEADQMRDRLEDKDSSAEMDTKEKLEIHRRVQSTMCSDEEDAKKIGISWSDAIRQQSWKINGGRLFSETSVFDSEDSSWTLEIKEKLACLRLQDTICHRKYLVNGNIFYVDMEKRLDSLRRKTIHEPRGQGRILQYQRRSYIDEDLSNEDYF, encoded by the exons ATGGTCATTGATATGGAGATGGTGAAAGAAATGATTGAGCAGGTGATTGAGGATGCAAGGAAGGTGTTAAAGACAGAGGCAGACCAAATGAGAGATAGATTAGAAGACAAAGACAGCAGCGCGGAAATGGACACAAAAGAAAAGCTGGAAATACATCGTAGAG TGCAATCTACTATGTGTTCTGACGAAGAAGACGCAAAGAAGATTGGGATCAGTTGGTCAGACGCGATTCGCCAACAG tcgTGGAAGATCAACGGAGGACGTTTGTTTTCAGAAACATCTGTTTTTGATTCAGAAGATTCGTCGTGGACATTGGAAATTAAAGAAAAG CTCGCATGTCTACGCCTTCAGGATACAATATGTCATCGAAAATATTTGGtgaatggaaatattttttacgTTGACATGGAAAAGAGATTGGATTCATTAAGAAGAAAGACCATACACGAGCCAAGAGGACAAGGGAGAATCCTACAATATCAACGAAG ATCTTACATCGACGAGGACTTGAGCAACGAAGACTATTTTTAG
- the LOC120333106 gene encoding microfibril-associated glycoprotein 4-like, whose product MEITFTVVVVLLTFTMSISRTDGICVHKWKNGRFVSEGFCEDPDEEEIVSHLKLRAASAKRRDKGSYCDKLFQRDAKIWNGTGGVFEGDDIFGKKDVYCDQTTDGGGWLVFQRRMNGLVNFYRDWNDYVNGFGETPSEHWLGLETLHQLTSSNSYELLIDMEDWEGNKRYARYSNFRVANAASYYTLYVSGYSGNAGDSFCRHNGSNFTTKDRDYDDHVGNCAVLYKGAWWYSACHSSNLNGHYFVGGNHDSYADGVEWSAWKGHYYSLKFTEMKIRIKI is encoded by the exons ATGGAGATCACTTTCACTGTAGTTGTTGTTTTGCTTACATTTACGATGTCAATTAGCAGAACAG ATGGAATCTGCGTCCACAAGTGGAAAAACGGTCGTTTCGTATCCGAAGGTTTTTGTGAAGATCCTGATGAAGAAG AAATAGTTAGTCACCTAAAACTAAGAGCTGCATCTGCTAAGAGAAGAG ATAAAGGTTCGTATTGTGATAAGTTATTTCAAAGAGATGCAAAAATATGGAATGGAACTGGCGGGGTTTTCGAGGGTGATGACATCTTTGGGAAAAAAGATGTTTATTGTGACCAAACCACTGATGGAGGAGGATGGCTG GTGTTTCAACGTCGAATGAATGGCTTAGTCAATTTCTATCGTGATTGGAATGATTACGTAAATGGATTCGGGGAAACGCCGAGTGAGCATTGGCTTG GTCTTGAAACTTTGCATCAATTAACTTCTTCCAACAGCTACGAACTATTGATTGACATGGAGGATTGGGAAGGAAATAAACGCTACGCAAGATATTC GAACTTTCGAGTAGCAAATGCGGCATCATATTATACTCTCTACGTAAGTGGATACTCGGGGAATGCTGGTGATTCATTTTGTCGACACAATGGATCCAATTTCACTACGAAAGATAGAGATTACGATGACCACGTTGGCAATTGTGCAGTGTTGTATAAAGGAGCCTGGTGGTACAGTGCGTGCCATTCTTCCAACCTTAACGGCCATTACTTCGTAGGAGGAAATCATGATTCTTACGCTGATGGTGTGGAATGGAGTGCTTGGAAAGGCCATTATTATTCACTTAAATTCACAGAaatgaaaataagaataaaaatttag